A window of Mytilus edulis chromosome 10, xbMytEdul2.2, whole genome shotgun sequence contains these coding sequences:
- the LOC139492112 gene encoding E3 ubiquitin-protein ligase TRIM33-like, which translates to MTSKTPALSIEKLKRHFLECTICKEQYDVEEKHPRVLPCLHSFCYSCLGNLIKQTKNTCPICNSDFGTENITPDLFPKDNTRRDLLDFVHAADENTFLACDECDENEKSVARCKDCFKFLGENCLKAHKSMKTFAKHRVFTLRDVTFDVNSISDFRSAGICSNHDEVLKLYCAGKECQAPICHSCCLTSHMDDQNHVRRNIDEVYSEKKDNLLEKGIKLTNMSNELDQLSSKVVQTVEYLDENSKKVENEITAIFQIAIEMLQRRRNYLMEEVKGIKKDKEIVLQKQEEEICFLRQSIIDAYEFLNQSLASKNQAAFLILSNTIAERFDYLLKTDFNKVPNDDNLINFRKCNLGAYFQLIVNMLGCIASTTAYGPNTVVNIPCTVKRDAVFDLEIDFYDFTNSQIPEKIIATITLFDNKDEVITDCEEKLMIEDCDGKYKTTCTIADGTKSISRICIKVNGNAFHCIKLDTTVKDGVEDCTNGTETKVAEQDMDTGLSIQKKEYAVTEHKNEDTYPKYKVEEKLTEHAQSNSASKNGKGDILTGHVKGDTDSESGKTDTLSGEQTTLDLKIEEELSGPGEEKIGKMQINTEGQSMYCKENSHCVYYTWFNNR; encoded by the coding sequence ATGACATCAAAAACACCAGCACTTagtattgaaaaattaaaaagacattttCTGGAATGCACCATTTGTAAAGAACAATATGACGTCGAGGAAAAACATCCGCGAGTTTTGCCTTGCTTACATTCTTTCTGCTACTCTTGTTTGGGAAATTTGATAAAGCAGACGAAAAACACATGTCCAATCTGCAATTCAGATTTCGGAACTGAAAATATAACACCTGATCTTTTTCCAAAAGATAATACAAGAAGAGATTTATTAGATTTCGTTCATGCTGCAGACGAAAACACTTTCTTAGCTTGCGATGAAtgtgatgaaaatgaaaaatcggTGGCTCGTTGCAAGGACTGCTTCAAATTTTTAGGAGAAAACTGTTTGAAGGCCCATAAATCAATGAAAACCTTTGCAAAACATAGAGTGTTTACATTACGGGATGTCACCTTTGATGTTAACAGTATATCCGATTTCCGAAGTGCAGGAATATGCTCTAATCACGACGAAGTGCTGAAGCTTTACTGCGCCGGTAAAGAATGTCAGGCGCCCATATGTCATTCATGCTGTCTTACAAGTCACATGGACGACCAAAACCATGTTCGCCGCAACATAGATGAAGTTTACAGTGAGAAAAAGGATAATTTGCTTGAAAAAGGGATAAAACTGACAAACATGTCAAACGAATTGGACCAGCTGTCTTCAAAAGTAGTACAAACTGTAGAATATCTCGATGAAAActcaaaaaaagttgaaaatgaaataacCGCCATTTTTCAGATAGCTATAGAAATGCTTCAACGTCGTAGAAATTATCTTATGGAAGAAGTCAAAGGAATAAAAAAGGATAAAGAAATTGTGCTCCAAAAACAAGAAGAAGAAATTTGCTTTTTGAGACAAAGCATAATTGATGCATACGAATTTTTGAATCAATCTTTAGCGAGTAAAAATCAAGCTGCATTTCTAATTCTTTCAAACACGATAGCAGAAAGATTTGATTATCTTCTCAAAACAGATTTCAACAAAGTACCAAACgatgataatttgataaacttCCGGAAGTGTAATTTAGGagcatattttcaattaattgtaAACATGCTTGGTTGTATTGCTTCAACGACAGCATATGGCCCAAACACTGTCGTAAATATTCCTTGCACAGTAAAACGAGACGCGGTCTTTGATTTAGAAATAGATTTCTACGACTTTACAAATTCTCAGATTCCAGAAAAAATAATAGCGACGATCACACTTTTTGATAATAAAGATGAAGTCATAACAGATTGCGAAGAGAAACTAATGATCGAAGATTGCGATGGAAAATACAAAACGACATGTACAATAGCAGACGGCACGAAGAGTATAAGTAGAATATGCATCAAAGTTAACGGAAATGCTTTTCATTGTATCAAATTAGATACAACAGTTAAAGACGGCGTAGAAGATTGTACTAATGGAACAGAAACTAAAGTTGCTGAACAAGACATGGACACTGGACTGTCTATTCAGAAGAAAGAATATGCAGTCACTGAACATAAAAATGAAGATACATACCCTAAATATAAAGTAGAAGAAAAATTAACTGAGCATGCTCAAAGCAATTCAGCGTCTAAAAACGGAAAGGGGGATATTCTTACAGGACATGTAAAAGGCGACACAGATTCTGAGAGCGGAAAAACAGATACACTGTCTGGTGAACAGACAACACTTGATTTAAAGATTGAGGAGGAATTAAGTGGTCCAGGAGAGGAAAAGATAGGGAAGATGCAAATAAACACCGAAGGGCAAAGTATGTATTGTAAGGAAAACTCACATTGTGTTTACTATACCTGGTTCAATAATAGATAG